The Zalophus californianus isolate mZalCal1 chromosome 6, mZalCal1.pri.v2, whole genome shotgun sequence DNA window GGCCAGGCGGCGCACCTGGTCCTCCGAGAGCCCGTCCAGGCACACGTCCTGGTCGAAGGCGGCCTTGCGGCTCGGCCGCACCACGGCGCTGCGCTGCGGCCGCGTCTTGCCCGGCGGCCGCAGGACGAAGCTGACGCGGCAGCCGACGGCGCGGGGCTCGGCGGTTCCCGCGGCCAGGCCCTGGGCGCCCAGCAGCCGGACGCGGAGCCGCCCGCTGGCCCGACTGTACTGGGCGGCCAGGCGCAGGGCCCCCCCGGCGCCGCCCAGGGCCACGGTGCCCTCGGCCTCCAGGCACTCGGGCCCCGGGTCGGaggcaggcggcggcggcggggacgCGGAAGGGGCCCGGGCCGGGGGCCGCGAGCCGGCGCCGCGCTGCTCGTCCTCATCCCGACTGGACGCGCAACGGGCGCGCGCCAGGCCGCGGCTCCTGCGGGCCCGCAGCGCGCGGCTCAGCAGTCCTTCGGGGGCGCGCAGGAGGCGGTGGGCgccgggcggcggggcgggcgcgtCCGGGATCGGGCGGGGGCCGGCGGGgagcgcgggggcgggggcgggggctgcgcCCGGGGGCAGGAGCGGGGCGGCCCCGGGGCTCCCGAGGAAGAGCGACTCCTTGCGGCGAGTGTGCGGGCTCTCGAGCAGCGCGCAGAAACCGTAGGCGGTGCGCGCGCGCGGCAGGTGCGGCAGCGAGAGCGCGGCCTGCGAGCGCGGGTCCCAGTCCGTGTGCCCGGCGGCATCGTCTGCTCCTCGGGGCCACAGGTCCGGCTCGGCGGCGCAGCGCTGGGGCAGAGCCGCGGCCGGAGGCGGAGATTCGGGTACGCAGGGCGCGGGCAGCCGCGGCGGGATGCAGAACTCGGGGATGCGGGCCGGGGTGAGCACGTTGGTGAAAGCGGGCTCCGGAGCGGAGGCGCGCAGTTTCCCGAGGAGCCGCATCCTCCGAGGCTAGGGCTGGGAGCAGTGGCAAGAAGTGCTCCTGCGGGGGAGAGAAGTTGGCGAGTGTGGGCACCTGGGGCCCCGCGGGAAGTGGCTGGACCGCTCCCCGGGGCCCTCCGAGGGTACCAAAGGGCCTACGATCCCTGGCCAATCCACGCCGAGCTCTCCCGCACCCACAGACCTGCCCGCCTTCCATTCATCGGTAGTAAATAAACAAATCGAAATCagacctttccttccttctccagtcACTCTGGGTCATGAATTTCAAGTTCAGTGCCGGCTGCCTCCCGGTCCCGGATGGGGCGCCAGCTTCAGCACTCTGGCTGGGACAGTGGCGCCCCTGCCTTATACTGGCAGCCTGAGTCCCGCCCAGCCGGCCGGGAGCCCAACCCCTGGAGGCACTGGACAGCCCGCCTTCCAAGCCAACCCTGCTTGCCCTGCTCGCCCTGCTCGCGGCGGCTGGGGGCCCTGCAGCGGGTGCTTGGGCGTGACCCTCTGGTCAGTCCTGGGACCCGCATCCGCTCGGCGTGCACGGAGCCCCTTACACAGGCGTGGAGAAAGTTGCAGGTGAAGAGAGGATGCCTGGTGGCCCTGCCCAGGGAGAACTGGTGGCGGAACATGCTGGTGGCCTCTTGGAGAAGATGAAACAGCGTGAGGAACCAGGAAGTTCCCTTTTGCTAGGAACTAAATCCTGTCATCCTGCACGTGACGGACATGCTCTAGGTGCTTCTATTTTACTGCCTCCACGCACCCGCCATGTGTAGATCAATACGGTTTCCATGATACTCGTGTACTTATTACCAGTCTCTCTCTGCTGGTTGGTGGCCTCCTTAATAGCCTGCTCAGTCAATGCCGTAAATACTGATGAATTGGGTGGATTAGGCAAACATTTCTGAATGACTGCAGCCTGTCATCTTTTGTCACAAAAGGTGGGGCCTTTGGCTCATACTCGAAAAATAACACTTGATATTCCCAAAGCTACCCCTTTTCTCTCTGCTGCAGCAGGGAGGGACCAGTTAGAAAGCCCCTTACAGAAAATCTATGTTGCCTCTTTCCACgcctcccatccccccaacctTCGTTTTCTAATATGAGAAAAAACTGGAAGCCCAGAGGGACTTGAGGAAATTCCTTAAAGGTTAAATAAAGCCAGTTAATGGCAGAACCTGGAATTAGCAACTTCCTGTTTATTTGGCTTCGCATGTGATGCTTCCTGCTATCTGAAATGCCCTTCCTCAGCTTTTTCACTCTGTAGGAACTCCTGTTTATTTCCCACAATTTAGCCAGACAGCATCCCCTTCAGGACTCTTTACCCAACTCCCCCTCTACAGTTCATCAGTCCTTCCTTATTCCCTCCACACACCTTTTAATACCACCATTGCTGCATTTAGCATGCTGCTTTGGAATTTGGGGTTTACAGATTTGTCTCCCCCAGTAGACTATGAGTTGAGGGCAAAGACTGGGACAACTCATTCAGGGTGTTTGGGGGACCTCTTGAATGTAGCTAAAATAAAATGGGTGCTATGATTCAGAATCTTAGTCTGCCTCCATCCCAGTTGCCCTATACAAGGGACAAACCTAGCTGTCTTATTAATCTTTTATCCAATTCCAGCACCCAGAATACAATGCCAGGaaaatagtaagtgctcagtaaatatttgagtgAATCGTATTGTGTGGAATTGAGCTTGATCTACGATCCAGGTCTTATGACTGTCAGGTGCTTTTAACCACATAACCCTCTAACCGCATTATTCAATTTCTCACGGGCAAACCAGTGATGTGGACATTGCttttcagatgagaaactgaggcttaggttGAGAGACTTGTCTAGGGTCGTTCAAACTATGAATCACATGCTGTTCCCTAAGTCCCAGCTTTTTGctaatttcttccttctcttttttattcactCAGTTCAAGATAATTTGCTAAGTCTGttgtgtgtcaggcattgtgtgtgtgtgtgtgtgtgtgtgtgtgtgtgtgtgtgtgtgtgtgtgtgtgtgtgtgtgtggtgtggctTGTATTGCACTTTATACCCAGAATGTTAATTCTTAAAGCAACTCAGTCTACTGTTAAGTATTTTCCACTATCCTTGCTTTGGAATAAATACCATTATTTCCAAATCCTTAGAGGTAAGGAGAGTGAAAGTTTCCCCTTGgtagtaatttatattttctttcttaattgatTGCTGTTCTCCTTTAGTATATGCTTTTTTGATGGGACAAGCATGAATCATGCAACCAGGGAGCAGTAACCATTCCTGCCAAAGCCAACTTGCAGGCAGAGGAGTCCCTGGGGTCTCTGAGTGCATCAATTCCTCTGATTCTTCAGGCCAATCAGCAAATTAGTGGGCAAATGGTCTTCTCTCAAGGAGAGCACACCAGCATTATGGCTTGCCAATGTGCCAGCTCACTTCAAATCAGACCCCAATGAAAATGGCTCTTCCGCAGGCCTTCATGACAGGAACACGTGAACCTCTCGTCAGTGGTAAATGCCACCAAAAGCAGGATGTGGGATTTGAGTCATTATGCTGCCAGCAATTCATGTTCATAGGACCACATAAGCAGGGCTGGAAATCCAGTCTCCATGGAGAGCGTTTTCCAAAACCACTAGTTTTCCATGAATCAATATTCTACAGAAGAGACAGTAGGATACAGGGAAATTAAATTACTTACCCAAGAATACActccagtcattcattcatttaagccCATAGCTGCAGGCCGTATCCACAGTTAGAGGCCTGATTTTCTTCCTGATTCTGAAATCACACCgggaaaaagtgaaaaacaacGCCTCAGTAGAAACTCTGATCACTCCAgttgtttcattgttttgtgcCTTATGACCATATAATGTCCACCATCATCTTGTATTCAAAGCTTTGAAATTGTTATTTCAAAGAAACTATCCCAATGATAATGTTTACTGAATGCTCACTATATACTGGGTCTTATTTAATCCCTAAACAACCCTCTAAAGGAGGTAAGGATGTAGAAACTATGGCTCATA harbors:
- the C2CD4B gene encoding C2 calcium-dependent domain-containing protein 4B is translated as MRLLGKLRASAPEPAFTNVLTPARIPEFCIPPRLPAPCVPESPPPAAALPQRCAAEPDLWPRGADDAAGHTDWDPRSQAALSLPHLPRARTAYGFCALLESPHTRRKESLFLGSPGAAPLLPPGAAPAPAPALPAGPRPIPDAPAPPPGAHRLLRAPEGLLSRALRARRSRGLARARCASSRDEDEQRGAGSRPPARAPSASPPPPPASDPGPECLEAEGTVALGGAGGALRLAAQYSRASGRLRVRLLGAQGLAAGTAEPRAVGCRVSFVLRPPGKTRPQRSAVVRPSRKAAFDQDVCLDGLSEDQVRRLAVRVKAEKRGRGRERGRLLGQGELLLGSLLLP